From Triticum aestivum cultivar Chinese Spring chromosome 4A, IWGSC CS RefSeq v2.1, whole genome shotgun sequence, a single genomic window includes:
- the LOC123083438 gene encoding cysteine-rich receptor-like protein kinase 10, whose translation MATILLLLLSSLTPFLAAADVFCDNVKVLAATLPNKTSTSPVHFATATVGQAPDIVYALALCRGDVLNDTTCAECITNVFGKVQNAMPPEVECFRAASYFADCILIYNSKDILAPSFTNSTEGENGGDPPFERWNVRNVTGNVPLITGLMHELLVETVEKAASASPRRFATGVVDSGTNFPKVYSLAQCTPDLSSGDCLECLQHLLGMINSTMSLRMWEQMGVIRCYFRYDASQFYQGQPMISLGPLAPTPTQHKRRMNKLWVIPIVLIPLAAATFLFFILYYRRITKQRKGEVMRLQGSRRSRYLEGEEQLVWQGKNSEFMVFDFQQLLQATNNFSEENKLGQGGFGAVYKGKLADGLEIAVKRLSSHSGQGFIEFKNEVQLIAKLQHSNLVRLFGCCSLEEEKILVYEYLPNKSLDFFIFDEKRRALLDWSKLVAIVEGIAHGLLYLHKHSRLRIIHRDLKPSNILLDSEMNPKISDFGLAKISSSDSSEGNTTRRVVGTYGYMSPEYASEGVFSIKSDVFSFGVIIFEILSGKRNSGSQQYGDFINLLGYAWQLWEEGRGIDLLDTSLVPKDQSPKIMRYINIALLCVQENAADRPTMTDVIAMLCTDDMNIDEPKQPAYFNIRVGNEEESTATESCSINDMTISVAIPR comes from the exons ATGGCGACAATCCTGCTGCTCCTACTCAGCAGCCTCACACCATTCCTGGCGGCAGCCGATGTATTCTGCGACAACGTTAAGGTCCTTGCTGCCACCCTCCCCAACAAAACCTCCACTTCCCCAGTACACTTTGCCACTGCCACCGTCGGCCAAGCCCCCGACATCGTGTATGCGCTTGCGCTCTGCCGTGGTGATGTCCTCAATGACACAACCTGTGCCGAGTGCATCACCAACGTATTCGGCAAAGTGCAGAACGCTATGCCGCCAGAGGTAGAGTGCTTCAGGGCTGCCTCCTACTTTGCTGATTGTATCCTCATCTACAACTCCAAAGACATCCTCGCCCCGTCATTCACCAATAGCACAGAAGGAGAAAATGGTGGCGACCCTCCTTTTGAGAGGTGGAATGTCagaaatgtcaccggcaacgtgccTCTCATCACCGGTCTCATGCACGAGCTGCTGGTGGAGACTGTGGAGAAGGCAGCCAGCGCGTCGCCGAGGCGGTTCGCCACCGGTGTCGTGGACAGTGGCACAAACTTCCCGAAGGTGTACTCCTTGGCGCAGTGCACGCCGGACCTGTCTTCCGGGGACTGTCTAGAGTGCTTGCAACATCTCCTTGGCATGATCAACTCCACCATGTCCCTCCGCATGTGGGAACAGATGGGTGTGATACGGTGTTATTTCAGGTATGATGCGTCTCAGTTCTATCAAGGCCAACCAATGATAAGTCTGGGGCCGCTAGCTCCAACTCCGACCCAACACAAGA GGCGTATGAACAAGCTGTGGGTAATTCCCATAGTTTTAATACCTCTAGCTGCAGCAACATTTCTCTTCTTCATCTTGTACTATCGTCGGATCACAAAACAAAGAAAAG GTGAAGTGATGAGGTTACAAGGATCAAGACGTTCTCGGTATTTGGAAGGAGAGGAACAACTAGTTTGGCAAGGCAAAAATTCAGAGTTCATGGTGTTTGACTTCCAACAGCTACTACAGGCCACAAATAATTTTTCGGAAGAAAACAAACTTGGACAGGGTGGATTTGGTGCTGTATACAAG GGCAAGCTTGCTGATGGATTGGAGATAGCAGTTAAAAGACTTTCTTCACATTCAGGACAAGGCTTCATAGAATTTAAAAATGAAGTCCAGCTCATAGCCAAACTACAACACAGTAATTTGGTTAGGCTCTTTGGATGTTGCTCCCTAGAAGAGGAGAAAATATTAGTGTATGAATACTTGCCCAACAAAAGCTTGGATTTCTTTATCTTTG ATGAAAAAAGAAGAGCTTTACTTGATTGGTCCAAACTTGTAGCAATAGTGGAAGGCATAGCACATGGACTTCTTTACCTACATAAGCACTCCCGGTTACGTATCATACATCGAGATCTTAAACCAAGTAACATTCTCTTGGATAGCGAAATGAATCCAAAGATTTCAGATTTTGGTCTAGCAAAAATTTCCAGCTCAGATAGCAGTGAAGGAAACACTACTAGAAGAGTGGTTGGTACATA TGGCTACATGTCCCCTGAGTATGCTTCGGAGGGTGTCTTCTCTATTAAATCGGACGTCTTCAGTTTTGGTGTTATTATTTTTGAGATACTTAGCGGAAAGCGGAATTCTGGTAGCCAGCAATATGGTGATTTCATCAATCTTCTTGGATAT GCATGGCAATTATGGGAAGAGGGAAGGGGAATTGACCTTCTTGATACATCATTGGTTCCCAAAGATCAATCGCCGAAGATTATGAGATACATTAATATAGCATTATTATGTGTACAAGAGAACGCAGCCGATCGGCCAACCATGACAGATGTTATAGCAATGCTATGCACCGACGATATGAACATCGACGAACCTAAGCAGCCGGCATATTTCAACATAAGGGTCGGAAATGAAGAGGAGTCTACTGCCACAGAGTCATGTAGTATTAACGACATGACCATATCTGTCGCAATTCCtagatag